Proteins from a genomic interval of Providencia stuartii:
- a CDS encoding ABC transporter permease produces MRKLLNIFHLGVKELRSLGRDKAMLALIVFAFTVSIYSSATVTPGSLHNAPIAIADQDKSQLSNRIINSFYAPYFNPPADVTPEQIDGLLDRGTYTFALDIPPNFQRDVLAGRHPEIQVNIDATRMSQAFLGNSYIQNITLGEVNEFLAKYRSNASLPVDLEVRMRFNPNLTQSWFGSVMAIINNITMLSIVLTGAALIREREHGTVEHLMVMPLTPFEIMLSKIWSMGLVVLVASGVSLLLVVKTLLQVPIEGSILLFMGGVALSLFATTSIGIFMGTLARSMPQFGLLMILVLLPLNMLSGGMTARESMPQLVQDIMLTMPTTHFVSLAQAILYRGAGFQIVWPQFIVLLIIGIVFFSFALLRFRKTIATMA; encoded by the coding sequence ATGCGTAAGTTACTAAATATATTTCATTTGGGAGTCAAAGAACTTCGCAGTTTAGGGCGAGATAAAGCGATGTTAGCATTGATTGTCTTTGCTTTTACGGTGTCGATTTACTCATCTGCAACAGTAACACCAGGGTCATTGCATAATGCACCAATAGCGATTGCTGATCAGGATAAATCACAATTATCAAATCGCATTATCAATAGTTTTTATGCACCTTATTTTAACCCTCCAGCGGATGTAACACCGGAACAGATTGATGGCCTGCTTGATAGAGGAACCTATACCTTTGCTTTAGATATTCCTCCAAATTTTCAAAGAGATGTACTCGCAGGTCGTCATCCGGAGATTCAAGTTAATATCGATGCAACGCGTATGAGCCAAGCATTTTTGGGAAATAGTTATATTCAAAACATCACATTAGGTGAAGTGAATGAATTCTTAGCTAAATATCGTAGTAATGCCAGCTTACCAGTTGATCTGGAAGTTCGTATGCGTTTTAACCCTAACTTAACTCAATCGTGGTTTGGTTCAGTAATGGCAATTATCAATAACATCACTATGTTATCGATTGTCCTTACTGGCGCGGCTTTAATTCGCGAGAGAGAGCATGGAACCGTTGAACATTTAATGGTTATGCCATTAACACCGTTTGAAATTATGCTGTCTAAAATTTGGTCGATGGGGCTAGTGGTACTTGTCGCTTCTGGTGTTTCATTATTGCTGGTGGTGAAAACATTATTACAAGTTCCGATAGAAGGCTCTATTTTGCTATTTATGGGCGGTGTGGCGCTTAGTTTGTTCGCGACTACATCAATCGGTATTTTTATGGGAACGTTAGCACGTTCTATGCCTCAATTCGGGCTATTAATGATCCTTGTGTTATTACCATTAAATATGCTTTCCGGAGGAATGACGGCTCGTGAAAGTATGCCTCAGCTAGTTCAAGACATTATGTTAACAATGCCAACAACTCACTTTGTCAGCCTTGCCCAGGCGATTTTATATCGTGGAGCAGGATTCCAGATTGTGTGGCCACAGTTTATCGTGTTGTTAATTATAGGTATTGTCTTCTTTTCATTTGCCTTGTTGCGTTTTCGTAAAACGATAGCAACGATGGCATAG
- the rbbA gene encoding ribosome-associated ATPase/putative transporter RbbA, translated as MTHNLMDDVIVDLSHVSQHYGDNCALDDITLSIPARKMVGLIGPDGVGKSSLISLIAGAREIQQGKVMVLGGDMADKEHRREVCPKIAYMPQGLGKNLYHTLSVYENVDFFGRLFGQSKEERQYRINDLLESTGLAPFKDRPAGKLSGGMKQKLGLCCALIHDPDLLILDEPTTGVDPLSRAQFWDLIERIRERQTNMSVLVATAYMEEAERFDWLVAMDDGKVMATGHATELKSQTQCDDLEAAFIALLPEEKRQGHKKVVIPPRDTSDDDVIAIEAQDLTMRFGQFVAVDHVNFKIPKGEIFGFLGSNGCGKSTTMKMLTGLLQASEGQAWLFGQEIDPKDIETRKRVGYMSQAFSLYSELSVEQNLVLHAKLFHIPDEQIQQRIDEMCQRFDLDEVRDTMPDDLPLGIRQRLSLAVAVIHRPEMLILDEPTSGVDPVARDMFWNLMVDLSRRDGVTIFISTHFMNEAERCDRISLMHAGKVLDCDTPANLIKKRQLTTLEETFIAYLQDAVGEAGATKDTAPEFHVDPELKKQADEALKSRFSLRRLFSYSIREGMELRRDPVRSTLALLGTVILMFIMGYGISMDVENLRFSVLDRDQTGLSQGYTLNLAGSRYFIEQPPLQDYDELETALRSGKVSVAIEIPPNFARDIAKGHSVKIGVWVDGAMPNRAETVRGYVQAMHLAWLSTMAAKQPAGVVGMPVIDIQTRYRYNPDVKSLPAIVPAVIPLLLMMIPAMLSALSVVREKELGSMINLYVTPITKLEFLLGKQLPYILLGMFNFLMLCALSVFVFGVSFKGSFLTLTLAAFLYITIATGMGLLISCFMKSQIAAIFGTAIITLIPATQFSGMIDPVSSLEGIGRWVGMVYPTSHFLTITRGTFSKGLNLFDLQASFIPLLITIPIVIGLSVIFLKKQES; from the coding sequence ATGACCCATAATTTGATGGATGATGTGATAGTAGATTTAAGCCATGTCAGCCAGCATTACGGTGATAATTGTGCATTGGATGACATTACCTTATCAATTCCTGCTAGAAAAATGGTTGGGTTAATTGGTCCTGATGGGGTTGGAAAATCAAGTTTAATTTCATTAATTGCTGGGGCAAGAGAGATCCAACAAGGCAAAGTGATGGTACTTGGTGGTGACATGGCGGACAAAGAGCATCGCCGAGAAGTGTGCCCCAAAATTGCTTATATGCCACAAGGTTTGGGGAAAAACTTGTACCATACTCTGTCGGTTTATGAAAACGTCGATTTTTTTGGTCGTCTATTTGGTCAATCAAAAGAAGAGCGACAATACCGTATTAATGACCTACTAGAAAGTACTGGGCTAGCTCCTTTTAAAGATCGACCGGCAGGGAAACTGTCAGGTGGTATGAAACAAAAGTTAGGGTTGTGCTGTGCATTAATTCATGACCCCGACTTACTGATCCTTGATGAGCCGACAACTGGCGTTGACCCATTATCGCGTGCGCAATTTTGGGATCTCATTGAACGTATTCGTGAACGACAAACGAATATGAGTGTGTTAGTCGCGACAGCGTATATGGAAGAAGCTGAGCGTTTTGATTGGCTTGTTGCAATGGATGATGGGAAAGTCATGGCGACAGGACACGCGACTGAGCTGAAATCACAAACTCAATGCGATGACCTTGAGGCCGCATTCATTGCGTTATTGCCAGAAGAGAAGCGTCAAGGCCATAAAAAGGTTGTGATTCCGCCTCGTGACACCTCTGATGACGATGTCATCGCAATCGAAGCACAAGACTTAACGATGCGTTTTGGGCAATTTGTTGCGGTGGACCACGTTAACTTTAAAATCCCTAAAGGTGAGATATTTGGCTTTTTAGGATCAAACGGTTGTGGTAAGTCAACGACGATGAAAATGTTGACTGGCTTACTACAAGCAAGTGAAGGGCAAGCGTGGCTATTTGGGCAAGAGATTGACCCGAAAGACATTGAAACACGTAAACGTGTTGGCTATATGTCACAGGCTTTCTCTCTCTATAGTGAACTAAGTGTTGAACAAAACTTAGTATTGCACGCTAAATTATTCCATATTCCCGATGAGCAAATTCAGCAACGTATTGATGAAATGTGTCAGCGATTTGATTTAGATGAAGTGCGAGACACAATGCCTGATGATTTACCGCTGGGTATTCGCCAGCGATTATCACTCGCTGTTGCTGTTATTCATCGTCCAGAAATGCTGATACTTGATGAACCGACGTCTGGTGTTGACCCTGTCGCTCGAGATATGTTCTGGAATTTAATGGTTGATCTGTCTAGACGTGACGGTGTCACTATTTTTATTTCCACTCACTTTATGAATGAAGCGGAGCGTTGTGACCGTATTTCATTAATGCATGCAGGGAAAGTTCTGGATTGTGATACGCCTGCTAACCTTATTAAAAAACGTCAATTAACAACACTGGAAGAAACTTTTATTGCTTACTTGCAAGATGCTGTAGGGGAAGCGGGGGCAACTAAGGATACTGCACCCGAATTTCATGTTGACCCTGAGCTTAAAAAACAGGCTGATGAAGCACTGAAAAGCCGTTTTAGTTTGCGTCGATTGTTTAGCTATAGTATTCGCGAAGGCATGGAATTAAGACGCGACCCTGTTCGTTCGACACTGGCGTTACTTGGTACGGTGATCCTGATGTTTATTATGGGGTATGGGATCAGTATGGACGTGGAAAATTTACGTTTCTCAGTACTCGACCGTGACCAAACAGGATTAAGCCAAGGCTATACGCTAAATCTTGCGGGCTCACGTTACTTTATCGAACAGCCTCCACTTCAAGATTACGATGAATTGGAAACCGCGTTACGTAGCGGCAAAGTCTCTGTGGCTATTGAAATTCCTCCCAATTTTGCACGAGATATCGCAAAAGGGCACTCAGTGAAAATCGGTGTATGGGTTGATGGTGCTATGCCTAACCGTGCTGAGACTGTTCGTGGGTATGTACAGGCGATGCATTTAGCGTGGTTAAGTACGATGGCGGCCAAACAACCTGCTGGGGTAGTCGGTATGCCAGTTATCGATATTCAAACCCGTTATCGCTATAACCCTGATGTTAAAAGCTTACCTGCGATTGTCCCAGCAGTGATTCCATTATTGCTGATGATGATCCCAGCTATGCTCAGTGCGTTGAGTGTCGTACGTGAGAAAGAATTGGGGTCGATGATTAATCTTTATGTCACCCCGATCACCAAATTGGAATTTTTATTGGGTAAACAGCTCCCTTATATTTTATTGGGGATGTTTAACTTTCTGATGTTATGTGCATTGAGCGTATTTGTTTTTGGGGTGAGTTTTAAAGGCAGTTTTCTCACTTTAACGCTGGCCGCTTTTCTTTATATAACAATTGCAACGGGTATGGGGTTGCTGATCTCCTGTTTTATGAAGAGCCAAATTGCCGCTATCTTTGGTACCGCCATTATTACGCTCATTCCCGCAACACAATTTTCAGGCATGATTGATCCTGTATCATCGCTTGAAGGTATTGGACGCTGGGTAGGTATGGTGTATCCAACATCTCATTTTTTGACAATAACACGAGGGACTTTCTCGAAAGGGCTGAACTTGTTTGACTTACAGGCTTCATTTATTCCTTTATTGATCACTATTCCAATAGTGATCGGCCTCAGTGTTATTTTCCTGAAAAAACAGGAGTCCTAA
- a CDS encoding HlyD family secretion protein, which produces MKINKQKIIFYVVIILIIAAGGFYYWSVNSNNLPAGFAESNGRIEATEIDIATKTAGRIDSITVREGDFVKEGQVLAKMDTRALQEQLHEVQAQLRQAISNVSTAESGLVQRESEKLAAQAVVRQREAELDAAQKRLNRSRALVKTKAVSQQQVDDDTAQVQGARAALQAAKAQVAASIAAIDSAKAGVVQAKTRVDAATATERRIIADLDDSVLKAPRNGRIQYRVAEPGEVLGAGGRVLNMVDLSDVYMTFFLPTEDAGKVALGSDVHIVLDAAPNIVIPAKATFVASVAQFTPKTVETQNERLKLMFRVRARISPELLEKHLEYVKTGLPGKAYVRLDADAQWPTDLEVRLPQ; this is translated from the coding sequence ATGAAAATAAATAAACAAAAGATCATATTTTATGTTGTTATTATTTTAATTATTGCTGCCGGTGGTTTTTATTATTGGAGCGTGAATTCGAATAATCTACCTGCTGGATTCGCGGAAAGTAACGGTCGTATTGAAGCAACAGAAATTGATATCGCGACGAAAACGGCTGGGCGTATAGATTCTATTACTGTGAGAGAAGGGGATTTTGTCAAGGAAGGCCAAGTTCTTGCCAAAATGGATACTCGGGCGCTACAAGAGCAGCTTCATGAAGTGCAAGCGCAATTGCGCCAAGCAATTAGTAATGTATCAACTGCTGAGTCGGGCTTAGTTCAGAGGGAAAGTGAAAAATTAGCCGCGCAGGCTGTTGTTCGTCAACGAGAAGCAGAACTTGATGCGGCCCAAAAACGGCTTAATCGCTCTCGTGCATTAGTAAAAACGAAAGCCGTTTCTCAGCAACAAGTGGATGATGACACTGCTCAGGTTCAGGGGGCAAGAGCAGCACTACAAGCCGCTAAAGCACAAGTTGCCGCCTCAATAGCCGCTATTGATTCAGCAAAAGCAGGTGTTGTACAGGCTAAAACGCGTGTTGATGCAGCGACAGCAACGGAAAGACGTATTATTGCTGACTTAGATGATAGTGTACTTAAAGCACCACGAAATGGACGTATTCAATATCGCGTAGCTGAGCCGGGAGAAGTATTAGGGGCTGGGGGTAGAGTATTGAATATGGTTGACCTCAGTGATGTCTATATGACCTTCTTCTTACCGACTGAAGATGCCGGAAAAGTTGCATTAGGTAGTGATGTTCATATTGTATTAGACGCGGCTCCCAATATTGTTATTCCCGCGAAAGCAACTTTTGTTGCAAGTGTCGCGCAATTCACGCCAAAAACCGTTGAAACACAGAATGAACGTTTGAAATTAATGTTCCGTGTTCGTGCGCGAATTTCTCCAGAATTACTGGAAAAACATCTCGAATATGTCAAAACAGGCTTACCTGGTAAAGCTTATGTACGTTTAGATGCGGATGCACAATGGCCAACTGACCTAGAGGTGAGATTACCACAATGA
- a CDS encoding GNAT family N-acetyltransferase: MNVEIKPATMKDANLILEMIIELAEYEKARHEVKASVTDIENSLFGENSNTEALICYVDGKPAGYAVFFSSYSTWLGNNGIYLEDLYVSPDYRGAGAGKKLLKHIAMIASERKCQRLEWSVLDWNQPAIDFYKSIGAEPQDEWVRYRLDEKAIAKFIN; this comes from the coding sequence ATGAATGTAGAAATAAAACCAGCCACAATGAAAGATGCTAATTTGATTTTGGAAATGATCATCGAACTAGCAGAATATGAAAAAGCACGTCATGAAGTTAAAGCCTCAGTTACCGATATAGAAAACTCATTATTTGGTGAAAATTCAAATACAGAGGCTTTAATTTGCTATGTAGATGGTAAACCAGCGGGTTATGCGGTCTTTTTTTCCAGTTATTCGACTTGGTTAGGGAATAATGGTATCTACTTAGAAGATTTATATGTCTCTCCGGATTATCGCGGGGCAGGTGCAGGTAAAAAATTATTAAAACATATCGCAATGATTGCCAGTGAAAGAAAATGCCAGCGTTTAGAATGGAGTGTTTTAGATTGGAATCAACCTGCAATTGATTTTTATAAAAGTATTGGAGCGGAACCACAAGATGAATGGGTACGCTATCGACTGGATGAAAAAGCGATTGCTAAATTTATAAATTAA
- a CDS encoding ABC-F family ATP-binding cassette domain-containing protein has protein sequence MSTLLSVKSLNYDTSTTSLLSDITFTLQRGDRIGLIGHNGSGKSTLLKLLTGQLSPNSGSITYANQCITAYIEQHLPEEVAQLCLIDAIMQQLPVAERLSERWRAEVLLADLGFTEMQWTQKANQISGGQHTRLLLGRALIQQPDLMLLDEPSNHLDLPTLIWLGNFLQQWKGSFVLVSHDQDLLDKVTNCTWILRDKTLHFFRLPCSSARQLLNQKDLADEKRHQAEQKEIDRIAVSAKRLAIWGQVYDNEDLSRKAKQMEKHIDRLKDAQTELTDGYQWTLALNGKSIPADRVLELDHANIKTPDEKLLFTTGFHQVKSGDRIAIIGANGCGKSTLLRLLWQRFKADERYSDQLTFHPSINAGYYDQQLEQLNDNDSLSDALRPFASLVDEQRKMALIGAGFPYARHQQKVATLSGGERARLLFIGLSLAQYELVMLDEPTNHLDLEGKEALSEQIAQFAGALLVVSHDKWLIETSCQRFWYINNHRLEEYLDVEEVYQQIEQQSHLQHNDTMNQRAVSPAINETVSQSTAYEDELLEKLLLLEEKLQADKQRKLAHQKPQLQQQWMDEIEKIQARLNL, from the coding sequence ATGAGCACATTATTATCTGTAAAATCATTAAACTATGATACTTCTACCACCTCTTTATTGAGTGACATTACCTTTACGCTACAACGCGGCGATCGCATTGGTCTTATTGGCCATAACGGCAGTGGCAAAAGTACATTATTGAAGCTTTTGACCGGCCAGTTATCGCCTAACAGTGGCAGCATTACTTATGCTAATCAGTGTATTACCGCTTATATTGAACAGCATCTGCCTGAAGAAGTCGCACAATTGTGTTTAATCGATGCAATCATGCAACAACTCCCAGTTGCAGAGCGCCTATCCGAACGTTGGCGAGCAGAAGTTTTGCTAGCTGATTTAGGATTCACTGAGATGCAATGGACACAAAAAGCCAATCAAATTAGTGGCGGGCAGCATACTCGATTACTGTTAGGTAGAGCATTAATTCAGCAACCGGATCTCATGCTATTGGATGAGCCAAGTAACCACCTTGATCTCCCCACACTGATTTGGTTAGGTAACTTTTTACAACAGTGGAAAGGCAGCTTTGTTTTAGTCTCTCACGACCAGGATCTACTTGATAAAGTGACTAACTGCACATGGATATTGCGAGATAAAACGTTACATTTCTTCCGGCTTCCATGCTCATCTGCACGTCAGTTACTGAATCAAAAAGACCTTGCTGATGAAAAACGTCACCAAGCAGAACAAAAAGAGATCGATCGCATTGCAGTGAGTGCCAAGCGTTTGGCTATATGGGGTCAAGTTTATGATAACGAAGACCTTTCTCGTAAAGCAAAGCAGATGGAAAAACATATTGATAGGCTTAAAGACGCCCAAACCGAGCTAACTGACGGCTATCAATGGACATTGGCGCTAAATGGTAAATCAATCCCTGCGGATAGAGTGCTGGAATTAGATCATGCCAACATTAAGACTCCTGATGAGAAGTTGCTTTTCACTACAGGTTTTCATCAGGTCAAGAGTGGTGATCGTATTGCCATTATTGGTGCGAATGGTTGCGGTAAATCCACTTTATTACGTTTATTATGGCAACGTTTTAAAGCGGATGAGCGATACAGTGACCAATTAACGTTTCATCCATCTATCAATGCAGGTTATTACGACCAACAGCTTGAGCAACTCAATGATAATGACAGTTTATCTGATGCCTTACGACCTTTTGCTAGCTTAGTTGATGAACAACGCAAAATGGCATTAATTGGTGCAGGTTTTCCTTATGCACGCCACCAACAAAAAGTAGCCACACTGAGTGGGGGTGAACGAGCACGGTTGCTATTTATTGGCTTGAGTTTGGCTCAATATGAGCTGGTGATGCTAGATGAACCCACGAACCACCTTGATCTTGAAGGTAAGGAAGCACTGAGTGAGCAAATTGCACAATTTGCAGGCGCATTGCTCGTGGTTAGCCATGATAAATGGTTAATTGAAACAAGCTGCCAGCGTTTTTGGTATATCAATAATCATCGATTAGAAGAGTATCTTGACGTCGAGGAGGTTTACCAACAAATCGAACAACAATCACATTTGCAACATAACGACACGATGAACCAAAGAGCTGTTTCACCCGCGATAAATGAGACAGTCTCCCAATCGACCGCTTATGAAGATGAATTGTTGGAAAAGTTACTGTTACTTGAGGAAAAGCTGCAAGCTGACAAACAACGTAAGTTGGCCCATCAAAAGCCACAGCTCCAGCAACAATGGATGGATGAAATAGAAAAAATACAGGCACGACTCAACTTGTAA
- a CDS encoding DEAD/DEAH box helicase — protein sequence MAKTNNIIQAKESSYMKDNVKTPSSESVEGAEVKTEVVQDKKFKEVVCPKVPTSYFKRAKRQRTK from the coding sequence ATGGCTAAAACGAATAATATTATTCAAGCAAAAGAGTCTTCATATATGAAAGATAATGTAAAGACACCATCGAGCGAAAGTGTCGAAGGCGCTGAGGTAAAAACGGAAGTTGTACAAGATAAAAAATTTAAAGAGGTTGTGTGCCCAAAAGTGCCGACATCCTATTTTAAACGAGCTAAACGTCAACGTACCAAATAA
- a CDS encoding PadR family transcriptional regulator, translated as MNSEQQSESCACDGKSLSRMFNPKQLRIYILHLLADGANYGYELIKKIGNETAGFYCPSPGVIYPTLTLLEELGFITAQKEQGKGRKCYSLTPEGKCFLLLKTEILAEVKLKLNYAQELKAGNQFAKEIELAVDKFKSLLRHKIVLQELTKEQSTRVVEIINSAVERIEQVNSVLTTEENEHG; from the coding sequence ATGAACAGTGAACAGCAATCAGAGTCGTGTGCTTGTGATGGCAAAAGTTTAAGCCGTATGTTTAACCCAAAGCAGCTACGTATTTATATTCTCCATTTATTGGCTGACGGGGCAAATTATGGTTATGAGCTGATTAAGAAAATAGGAAATGAAACCGCAGGGTTTTATTGCCCTAGTCCAGGTGTTATATATCCAACACTGACGTTATTGGAAGAGCTAGGGTTTATCACAGCACAAAAAGAACAGGGCAAAGGGCGGAAGTGCTATTCACTGACACCGGAAGGCAAATGTTTCTTGTTACTGAAAACCGAAATTTTAGCTGAAGTAAAGCTGAAATTGAATTATGCGCAAGAGCTTAAAGCGGGCAATCAATTTGCCAAAGAAATTGAGCTCGCTGTAGATAAATTTAAATCATTGTTGCGACATAAAATTGTTTTGCAGGAGTTGACTAAAGAACAATCAACTCGTGTTGTTGAAATTATTAATAGTGCTGTTGAACGTATTGAGCAAGTGAACTCAGTATTGACAACAGAGGAAAATGAACATGGCTAA
- the tyrP gene encoding tyrosine transporter TyrP codes for MLAMPIAAAGNGSMVSLVMLFALWALMCYTALLLVEVYQHESSETGIGSVAQRYLGSGGKFITGFSMMFLMYALTAAYVSGAGEIITSNLKSSLSIEMADWMGIVIFTIIGGGVVCFGTSSVDFINRILFAAKIVFLVIILALMLPHVEQQNLLSAPTEQVLILSAIPVFFTSFGFHGSVPSIVKYMGGDVKKLRIIFIIGSAIPLIAYILWQIATLGSISTTTFVGILAENSGLNGLLDAIRNVVMSARTEFIAQMFMSLALATSFLGVALGLFDFLADLFKRQDNMSGRIQTGLLTFLPPLVFALFYPKGFIMALGFAAIALSILALLLPSALAFKSRLRNERKYQVTGGALALVIVFLCGIVVIGVQFAIAFNIIPNVG; via the coding sequence TGCCGATAGCGGCAGCTGGCAACGGCTCAATGGTAAGCTTAGTGATGTTATTCGCTCTTTGGGCATTAATGTGCTACACCGCGTTATTGTTAGTTGAAGTATATCAGCATGAGTCGTCGGAAACGGGTATAGGCTCCGTAGCTCAACGCTATTTAGGTTCTGGTGGTAAGTTTATTACCGGCTTTAGTATGATGTTCCTCATGTATGCGCTGACAGCTGCCTATGTGAGTGGAGCAGGGGAAATCATCACATCGAACTTAAAAAGCAGTTTATCCATTGAAATGGCGGACTGGATGGGAATTGTGATTTTTACCATCATCGGTGGAGGCGTAGTGTGTTTTGGTACATCCTCTGTTGATTTTATTAACCGCATTTTGTTTGCTGCTAAAATTGTCTTTTTAGTCATTATACTCGCATTGATGTTGCCGCATGTTGAACAGCAAAATTTATTGTCGGCACCCACAGAGCAAGTATTAATTCTCTCTGCAATTCCTGTATTTTTTACTTCATTTGGCTTTCATGGCAGTGTACCTAGTATTGTGAAATACATGGGTGGGGATGTGAAAAAGCTCCGGATAATTTTTATTATCGGTAGCGCGATCCCATTGATTGCCTATATTTTATGGCAAATTGCCACTCTGGGTAGTATTAGCACAACGACATTTGTCGGAATACTTGCAGAAAATTCAGGACTAAATGGCCTATTAGATGCGATCCGTAATGTTGTGATGTCAGCGAGAACAGAATTTATTGCTCAGATGTTTATGAGTCTAGCGCTTGCGACTTCGTTCCTCGGTGTTGCATTAGGCTTGTTTGATTTCTTAGCCGATTTATTTAAACGCCAAGATAATATGTCGGGCCGTATTCAAACTGGGCTATTAACTTTCTTGCCTCCTTTAGTCTTTGCACTCTTTTATCCAAAAGGGTTTATTATGGCATTAGGCTTTGCGGCAATTGCTTTATCCATCCTAGCCTTGTTACTACCAAGTGCCTTAGCATTTAAATCAAGATTAAGAAATGAGCGCAAATACCAAGTTACAGGTGGAGCATTAGCATTAGTGATTGTCTTCTTGTGTGGAATTGTCGTCATAGGTGTTCAATTCGCTATTGCATTTAACATCATTCCAAATGTGGGCTAA